One Baekduia alba genomic window, CGTCCTGGATCGGCAGCTGGTGCCAGACGTCGCAGGCGATCGCGGCGATCCGGGGGTGCGCGCGGAGCGCGCGACGCAGCGCCGGCGCCGAGGCATCGAGCGCGATGCCCCACCAGTCCCCCAGCTCCTCCATCAGGGCGGCGAGGTAGTAGCCGGTGCCGGCGCCGAGATCGACGACGGACGGCGCGCTGTCGGTGACGCGGCCGACGACCGCGCGGGTGGCGGCGTTGATCGCCGCGGCGATCGGTGCGTAGTGGCCCGCGCCCAAGAAGGTCTCGCGCGCCGCGACCATCTGCGCCGAGTCCCCGCGGGCGTTCCGCCGCCGCGGCGGGAGCAACGCGACGTGACCCTGCCGCGCGAGGTCGAAGCGGTGACCGCGCGCACACGCGAGCGCTCGCTCGGCAGGGGTGAGCGACGCGCCGCAATTGGGGCAACGAAGGCGCGCGGCCAGGACGGCCAGCGACGGGTGCGAGCCTGCGCGCCGACGCGCGCCGGGGTTCCTGACGGATGACACGGAACTGCTCCTCTGAAGGTCGGCCGCCCGACGGGGCGGCAATCCACGACGAAGCCGGGGCCGAGAGCGGCCGCCGACGCACTGCGGGTCGTAGACGAGCGACTAGAGGTAGGCGTGCGCGTGCATCGCTGCGGATGATACGCCGGTCCGCCCGCCGGCTGAGGCGTCCGACGAGCAGCGCGCCCAGAACCCCGCGAGCAACACCCGCGGCCGGGAGCAGGAGACCGACGAGTTGCGCGCGTACGCGGCGAAGGTCGCCGCCTCATGAGCGCGCCGGCGGAGGGCGTGTTCGCCGCGCTGGCGGACCCGACCCGCTGGCGACGCCAATAGAGAATTATGTTGCTTGCGGCCGTTACCACGTGCGCAACTCGCCGTTAGGTTGGGCCACGCGTCCTGTCCGCCACGCGCGCGGGCCACCACATGGTCGATGTGTTCGCATGGACGACCGCAGTAGCCCTGGACTTCCTCCACTCCGGCGCGGCGAGCGCCACCGCCGTGCCGGTAGTGTGCGGCGTTCCCTTTACCTCAGCACTCCTTCTT contains:
- a CDS encoding HNH endonuclease codes for the protein MEEVQGYCGRPCEHIDHVVARARGGQDAWPNLTASCARGNGRKQHNSLLASPAGRVRQRGEHALRRRAHEAATFAAYARNSSVSCSRPRVLLAGFWARCSSDASAGGRTGVSSAAMHAHAYL
- a CDS encoding putative RNA methyltransferase, whose product is MSSVRNPGARRRAGSHPSLAVLAARLRCPNCGASLTPAERALACARGHRFDLARQGHVALLPPRRRNARGDSAQMVAARETFLGAGHYAPIAAAINAATRAVVGRVTDSAPSVVDLGAGTGYYLAALMEELGDWWGIALDASAPALRRALRAHPRIAAIACDVWHQLPIQDAAAHVVVNVFAPRNGHEIARVLSPDGALVVVTPTPHHLQQLVPALGLLGIDPDKQARVRATLSPHFEAVAHRAVDFDMTLTHGDVQALVSMGPSARHLDPDDVRHALAHLPDDLRVTASANVDTFRRA